A window of the Oscillospiraceae bacterium NTUH-002-81 genome harbors these coding sequences:
- a CDS encoding TraM recognition domain-containing protein, which yields MGNYHARCGVGEKPEVVTPEAYLSLFGQIPQFEKLIATIRSREISASIILQSKSQLKAIYRDNADTIEGNCVRPEVASAI from the coding sequence ATGGGAAACTATCACGCACGGTGTGGAGTGGGGGAAAAGCCCGAGGTGGTAACACCAGAGGCTTACCTATCACTATTCGGGCAGATTCCACAGTTTGAGAAGCTGATTGCTACGATCCGAAGCAGGGAAATATCAGCTTCTATTATTTTGCAGTCAAAATCACAGCTCAAAGCGATTTACAGGGACAATGCCGATACCATAGAGGGCAACTGCGTGCGCCCAGAAGTCGCCAGCGCAATATAA
- a CDS encoding reverse transcriptase domain-containing protein yields MRNPTEVLKNLMEKSKNETYRFQRLYRNLYNPEFYWLAYKNIYANDGSMTAGADGTTIDGMGNKRIERIILSLKDRSYQPKPARREYIAKKNSSKKRPLGIQSGDDKLVQEVVKMILESIYEPVFSNKSHGFRPNRSCQTALKQIQNTFTGANWFVEGDIHACFDSFDHHVVIDLLKKRIDDEAFIQLIWKFLKAGYMEQWTFNRTYSGVPQGSGVSPVLANIYLHELDKFMENYAENFNTEAKKKHFSTAYKSSVGKAYRYRKKGREIWDSLSDEEKKIRCKNLKELEMIEKSTTPYVYNDSNYKRVQYTRYADDFIIGVIGSKADAEAIKKDVKIFLQKALKLEMSDTKTKVTHTGDRARFLGYDITVSRVQTLQKASNGRVQRCQTGVVKLYVPREKWVGKLIEYKAMKIKINENGKERFVALHRGKLVNQSDIEILARYNAEVRGLYNYYTIANDSFKIGRFANVMKYSMYKTFACKYKTNVHEIKRRYCRNELFTVAYETRQGMKTTTFYRDGYKRKECATKFDNVSELPQFSRYAKTNTLKQRVERHTCELCQKDCRNLVIHQVKKLKDLKGNTEWVLLMRKRRRKTLVVCPECHNLIHS; encoded by the coding sequence TTGAGAAATCCAACTGAGGTATTGAAAAATTTGATGGAAAAGTCAAAGAATGAAACTTACAGATTTCAGAGATTATACAGAAATCTGTACAATCCGGAGTTTTATTGGCTTGCGTATAAAAATATCTACGCAAATGATGGCAGTATGACTGCCGGAGCTGATGGAACAACGATTGATGGCATGGGTAACAAGAGAATTGAGAGGATTATTTTATCCTTAAAAGACCGAAGTTACCAACCTAAGCCTGCAAGAAGAGAATATATTGCAAAGAAAAACAGCAGTAAAAAACGTCCTCTGGGTATTCAGTCGGGGGATGATAAACTCGTGCAGGAAGTCGTTAAGATGATTTTGGAGAGTATTTATGAGCCTGTGTTCAGTAATAAATCACATGGGTTCAGACCAAACAGAAGCTGTCAGACAGCACTGAAACAGATACAGAACACCTTTACTGGTGCGAACTGGTTTGTGGAAGGAGATATACACGCTTGTTTTGACAGTTTCGACCACCATGTAGTTATCGACCTCTTGAAAAAGAGGATTGATGACGAAGCGTTTATCCAGCTTATATGGAAATTCCTAAAAGCAGGATATATGGAACAATGGACATTCAACAGAACCTATAGCGGAGTGCCGCAGGGGTCGGGAGTCAGTCCAGTGCTGGCAAATATTTACCTTCATGAATTGGACAAATTTATGGAAAATTATGCAGAAAACTTCAATACAGAAGCTAAGAAGAAACATTTTTCTACTGCATATAAGTCCAGTGTCGGTAAGGCATACAGATATAGGAAAAAGGGCAGAGAGATATGGGATAGTCTGTCTGACGAAGAAAAGAAAATCAGATGCAAAAATCTTAAGGAACTGGAAATGATTGAAAAATCTACAACACCTTACGTCTATAACGACAGTAATTATAAAAGGGTGCAGTATACGAGATATGCGGATGATTTTATCATCGGGGTTATTGGTAGCAAAGCAGACGCAGAAGCTATCAAGAAAGACGTGAAAATATTCCTGCAAAAAGCATTGAAATTAGAAATGTCAGACACTAAGACAAAGGTTACGCACACTGGAGACAGAGCAAGATTTCTAGGTTACGACATTACGGTATCAAGAGTGCAGACGCTACAGAAGGCTTCTAACGGAAGGGTTCAGAGATGTCAGACAGGAGTTGTTAAACTGTACGTTCCACGCGAAAAATGGGTAGGTAAGTTAATTGAATACAAAGCAATGAAAATCAAAATCAACGAAAACGGAAAAGAGAGATTTGTAGCCCTTCATAGGGGAAAACTGGTAAACCAGAGCGATATTGAAATTCTCGCAAGATACAATGCAGAAGTCCGTGGACTATATAATTATTACACCATAGCGAATGACTCCTTTAAAATAGGGAGATTTGCCAATGTAATGAAATACAGCATGTATAAAACATTTGCGTGCAAGTATAAGACGAATGTTCATGAGATTAAGCGGAGATATTGCAGAAACGAATTATTTACAGTTGCGTATGAAACAAGGCAGGGAATGAAAACAACAACATTCTACAGGGATGGTTATAAACGGAAGGAATGTGCTACAAAGTTTGATAATGTAAGCGAGCTTCCGCAGTTTTCAAGATATGCCAAAACTAACACTCTCAAACAGAGAGTGGAACGTCATACTTGTGAATTATGCCAAAAAGACTGTAGAAATCTGGTAATACACCAAGTTAAGAAACTCAAAGATTTAAAGGGAAATACAGAGTGGGTATTACTCATGCGAAAAAGGAGACGGAAAACACTCGTGGTATGCCCCGAATGCCATAATTTAATTCATTCGTAA
- a CDS encoding Maff2 family protein has protein sequence MAFFTSAVTGLKTVVTAIGAGVAVWGVINLLEGYGNDNPGAKSQGVKQLMAGGGIVIVAQTVIPQLTSLFS, from the coding sequence ATGGCATTTTTTACATCAGCAGTAACAGGATTAAAGACCGTTGTAACCGCAATCGGAGCAGGCGTGGCAGTATGGGGCGTTATCAATCTTCTTGAGGGATACGGAAATGATAACCCAGGGGCAAAATCACAAGGGGTCAAGCAGCTCATGGCGGGTGGCGGTATTGTAATTGTGGCACAGACGGTAATTCCGCAGCTTACAAGCCTGTTTTCCTAA
- a CDS encoding CD0415/CD1112 family protein, whose translation MGAILDKITEFIKEILQGWVMDNLTTMFTDVNDKVGTIAGEVGRTPSSWNSGVFSMIENLSENVMIPIAGMIISAILCYELITMVMDKNNMHEVGSEFFFRYLIKACIAVLLLSYTFDITMAIFDVGNHIVTRAGGIVSGSTTIDVTDTLKTMFDSQIDTMGIGELIGLGIETMIVSLCMKIISLLITVMLFGRMIEIYLYISVAPVPFATFSNREWGGIGNNYIKGLCSLAFQGFFIMVCVAIYAVLVSGIAVADNLHTALWSVAAYTVVLCFSLFKTGSLAKSIWNAH comes from the coding sequence ATGGGAGCGATTCTCGACAAGATAACTGAATTTATAAAGGAAATACTGCAAGGGTGGGTCATGGACAACCTTACTACGATGTTTACAGATGTGAATGATAAGGTCGGAACAATCGCAGGGGAAGTCGGCAGGACACCCAGTTCATGGAACAGCGGAGTGTTTTCTATGATAGAGAACCTTTCGGAAAATGTGATGATACCCATAGCGGGCATGATCATCAGTGCGATACTCTGCTATGAGCTGATTACAATGGTCATGGATAAGAACAATATGCATGAAGTAGGAAGCGAGTTCTTTTTCCGTTACCTTATCAAAGCCTGTATCGCTGTGCTGCTTCTCAGCTACACCTTTGACATCACAATGGCGATTTTTGATGTGGGAAACCATATCGTGACCAGAGCAGGCGGTATTGTTTCGGGTTCCACTACCATTGATGTGACGGATACCCTAAAAACCATGTTTGACAGTCAGATTGATACAATGGGCATCGGCGAGCTGATCGGGCTTGGTATCGAAACTATGATTGTCAGCTTATGTATGAAAATCATCTCCCTGCTTATTACCGTCATGCTTTTCGGGAGAATGATTGAAATCTACCTTTATATTTCAGTAGCTCCGGTTCCCTTTGCCACATTCAGTAACCGGGAATGGGGCGGTATCGGCAACAATTATATCAAGGGACTGTGTTCACTGGCGTTTCAGGGATTTTTCATTATGGTATGCGTGGCAATCTATGCGGTGCTGGTATCCGGCATTGCGGTTGCGGACAATCTGCACACAGCACTGTGGTCGGTGGCAGCTTATACCGTTGTTCTGTGTTTCAGCCTGTTCAAGACAGGTTCCCTTGCGAAATCAATCTGGAATGCTCATTAG
- a CDS encoding PrgI family protein codes for MAISVAVPKNLSGIKTKVALNLTKRQLICFSGAGAVGIPFYIFTKGFIGTQASALLMVAVMLPFFFLAMYEKDGFPAEKILYFMIRQKFLTPGIRPYKSENIYRRLEETERIKEEVRKLEEKAGGRKAGQT; via the coding sequence ATGGCAATATCCGTAGCAGTGCCAAAGAATTTAAGCGGCATAAAGACAAAAGTAGCGTTAAATCTGACGAAACGCCAGCTTATTTGCTTCAGCGGTGCAGGTGCGGTAGGGATTCCCTTTTACATTTTTACAAAAGGGTTTATCGGCACACAGGCATCGGCACTTTTGATGGTAGCGGTCATGCTGCCTTTTTTCTTTCTGGCAATGTATGAGAAGGACGGATTTCCGGCAGAGAAGATTCTGTATTTTATGATAAGGCAGAAATTCCTCACACCGGGGATTCGTCCCTACAAATCAGAAAATATTTACAGAAGATTAGAAGAAACAGAGCGTATAAAAGAGGAGGTGCGTAAACTTGAAGAAAAAGCAGGCGGCAGAAAAGCCGGACAGACATAA
- a CDS encoding conjugal transfer protein TraE: protein MKKKQAAEKPDRHKKKGKTKPGLTFVERRRLAELKHMLAGTNKNAEKPTTAQKTITFQKMYRDGICQVTSGFYTKMVEFYDINYDLLEIEDKGEILEEYSRLINYFDPSIKFELFLFNRQVNEQTLIDQFDIPLQADDFDDIREEYTQMLKKQAAKGNNGIIKSKYLIFGIESKGFKEARAKLVSIEADVIKNLTNLGTHAKSLDGKERLRILHEYFNQDTMEPFRFSFKELAESGKSVKDYIAPPGFDFRYPSRFKAGKMYGSVHYLDIIAPKFDDELLKKLLDLDANLTITMHMQTMDPVKAIKMLKGALTNIQKMKIEEQKKAVRSGYDMDILPTDIITYEKDTLDLLDDLNSSNQKMVKMTFLLTCYGRNKRELENITQRVSGIIQQANCNLRCMQYLQEQGLMASAPIGCNDTGIERDLTTKSTAILVPFCTQELFMPAPAIYYGLNALSNNMIMADRKRLRTPNGVILGTPGSGKSFSAKREILSCFLMTKDDIVVCDPEGEYFALVGALHGQVVRLATNSKDYLNPMDIQLSHKGDKEALKLKSDFIITLCDLIAGGKNGLENDEKGIIDECIRHIYDAYFENPVPENMPILEDLYNALLEHKNKKAERIANSLVLYVHGSQNYFNHRTNVDSQNRIMCFDIRDLGNQLKELGMLIVQDAVWNRVSQNRERKIATRYYCDEFHLLLKEKQTAIYSVEIWKRFRKWGGIPTGLTQNVGDFLKSEEIEGILGNSDFVYLLNQNAKDQAILADKLGLSEKQLAHVTNSEPGCGLILFDNVVIPFVDKYPVDTKTFAVMNTKPEESVRQEVNE, encoded by the coding sequence TTGAAGAAAAAGCAGGCGGCAGAAAAGCCGGACAGACATAAGAAAAAAGGAAAAACGAAGCCGGGGCTGACCTTTGTGGAGCGGAGAAGGCTTGCGGAGTTAAAACACATGCTTGCCGGAACGAATAAAAACGCAGAAAAGCCCACCACAGCACAGAAGACCATTACCTTTCAGAAGATGTACCGGGACGGTATCTGTCAGGTCACTTCTGGCTTTTATACGAAAATGGTGGAGTTTTACGATATAAATTATGACCTGCTGGAAATCGAGGATAAGGGGGAAATACTGGAGGAATACAGCAGGCTTATCAATTATTTTGACCCGTCTATTAAATTTGAGCTGTTCCTGTTCAACCGACAGGTTAACGAGCAGACCTTAATTGACCAGTTTGACATTCCATTGCAGGCAGATGATTTTGATGATATTCGTGAGGAATACACGCAGATGTTAAAGAAACAGGCTGCAAAGGGAAATAACGGTATTATCAAATCAAAGTATCTGATTTTTGGAATTGAGAGTAAAGGCTTTAAGGAGGCAAGGGCAAAACTTGTCAGCATTGAAGCAGATGTGATTAAAAATTTGACTAATCTGGGCACACACGCTAAGAGCCTTGACGGAAAGGAACGTCTGCGTATCCTGCATGAGTATTTTAACCAGGATACTATGGAGCCTTTCCGTTTTTCTTTTAAGGAACTGGCGGAGTCGGGAAAAAGTGTGAAAGATTACATCGCTCCGCCGGGATTTGATTTTCGCTATCCGAGTCGTTTTAAGGCGGGAAAAATGTATGGCAGTGTGCATTATCTGGATATTATTGCCCCGAAGTTTGATGATGAGTTGTTGAAAAAGCTTCTTGATCTGGATGCGAACCTGACTATTACCATGCATATGCAGACAATGGATCCGGTCAAGGCGATTAAGATGCTAAAAGGTGCTTTGACGAATATTCAGAAGATGAAGATTGAAGAACAGAAAAAGGCGGTAAGGTCAGGTTATGACATGGACATTCTTCCAACGGACATTATCACTTATGAAAAAGATACCCTTGACCTTTTGGACGATTTAAACAGCAGCAATCAGAAAATGGTAAAGATGACATTTCTTCTGACCTGCTATGGCAGAAACAAGCGGGAACTGGAAAATATCACGCAGAGGGTATCCGGCATTATCCAACAGGCGAACTGCAACCTCAGATGTATGCAGTATTTACAGGAGCAGGGACTGATGGCATCGGCACCAATCGGGTGCAACGATACGGGAATTGAACGGGATTTGACAACAAAGAGTACCGCTATCTTAGTACCGTTCTGTACGCAGGAATTATTTATGCCAGCTCCGGCTATTTATTATGGTTTAAATGCCCTTTCCAACAACATGATTATGGCAGACCGGAAACGGCTTCGTACACCAAACGGTGTGATTCTTGGTACACCGGGAAGTGGTAAGTCTTTTAGTGCAAAGCGTGAGATTCTTTCCTGTTTCCTGATGACAAAGGACGATATTGTGGTCTGCGATCCGGAGGGCGAGTATTTTGCCCTTGTGGGAGCATTGCACGGACAGGTGGTAAGGCTGGCAACCAATTCCAAAGATTATTTAAATCCGATGGACATTCAGCTTTCCCATAAAGGGGATAAGGAAGCCTTAAAGCTGAAATCCGATTTTATCATTACTCTGTGTGACTTGATTGCCGGAGGAAAGAACGGTCTGGAAAATGATGAGAAAGGTATCATTGACGAATGTATCCGTCATATTTACGATGCTTATTTTGAAAATCCCGTACCGGAGAATATGCCTATCCTTGAGGATTTGTATAATGCCCTGTTAGAGCATAAGAACAAAAAGGCAGAACGGATTGCAAACTCCCTTGTGCTATATGTGCATGGTTCGCAGAATTATTTTAACCACAGGACGAATGTAGACAGTCAGAACCGTATCATGTGCTTTGACATCAGGGACTTGGGAAACCAGTTGAAAGAGCTTGGAATGTTAATCGTACAGGATGCGGTCTGGAACAGGGTATCGCAGAACCGGGAGCGTAAGATTGCCACCCGCTATTATTGTGATGAGTTCCACCTTTTGCTGAAGGAGAAGCAGACCGCTATCTATTCGGTGGAAATCTGGAAGCGTTTCCGTAAGTGGGGCGGTATTCCTACGGGGCTGACGCAGAACGTAGGCGATTTTTTGAAGTCGGAGGAAATCGAGGGAATCCTCGGCAATTCCGATTTTGTATATCTCCTGAATCAAAATGCAAAGGATCAGGCAATCCTTGCAGATAAGCTGGGATTGTCAGAAAAACAGCTTGCCCATGTAACCAATTCCGAGCCGGGGTGCGGACTGATTCTGTTTGACAACGTGGTTATTCCGTTCGTAGATAAATATCCGGTAGATACCAAGACCTTTGCGGTTATGAATACCAAACCAGAGGAAAGTGTAAGGCAGGAGGTAAATGAGTAG
- a CDS encoding DUF4366 domain-containing protein yields the protein MSVRRKIQKTVPRGSTEETTEGSTEGSTEGGTEENTEGSTDESTGDGTVSGNDKPEPVCNCEDQCGAYEYDKNCPVCVTDYKLCTYKKPNVSIKIRQPEEWHNDIVSVSFSVKDTADTGNFEIAKIEAKVGQNGSWTDVTEEKKLRISENCTVYVLVTDQKGNTYEKNRAIKCFDTVKPTLNAAVSDGLLSIQVHDTDSGAKAVYVNGYEFTDLTGGTLNIRLQQFDAGYEYFTISAMDNAGNMSEVYKTKNPYYKDPADTSDGNPAEQLPESATPTKPGSATGTVTEHTKTDSNGNTTSQTSPAEQKKQAMKEAAEAESGKTESTEKSGQGKEFYTIQTATEKVFYLIIDRDGEEEMVYFLTEVTENDLLNATSDNSETLPKNSAALESAIPNGESALPNNNGEQADTEGKETETEKGTEGAESTGNTEETEPEPEVKEAPNPMISYVLIGSLALIVIGAAYYFKVVRKKKEDFIEDEDEDEEDNEEYENEDEESEEDTEEDFFDEQEE from the coding sequence ATGTCAGTACGGAGGAAAATACAGAAAACAGTACCGAGGGGAAGCACGGAAGAAACTACGGAGGGCAGCACGGAGGGAAGCACCGAAGGCGGCACCGAAGAGAATACAGAAGGCAGTACCGATGAAAGCACCGGGGATGGCACTGTATCGGGAAATGATAAACCGGAGCCGGTATGTAATTGCGAAGATCAATGCGGTGCGTATGAGTATGACAAAAACTGTCCCGTCTGCGTCACAGATTATAAGCTCTGTACCTATAAAAAACCGAATGTGAGTATCAAAATCAGACAGCCGGAGGAGTGGCATAATGACATTGTTTCCGTTTCTTTCAGTGTAAAAGATACCGCAGATACGGGGAATTTTGAAATCGCAAAGATAGAGGCAAAGGTAGGGCAGAATGGAAGCTGGACAGATGTGACGGAGGAAAAGAAATTAAGGATTTCCGAGAACTGTACCGTGTATGTGCTTGTCACAGACCAGAAAGGCAATACCTATGAGAAGAACCGTGCCATAAAGTGCTTTGATACCGTAAAGCCGACCTTAAATGCGGCAGTCAGTGACGGGCTTTTAAGCATACAGGTACATGATACGGATTCCGGTGCAAAGGCGGTATATGTCAATGGATATGAGTTTACAGATCTGACGGGCGGTACGTTAAATATCCGCCTCCAGCAGTTTGACGCAGGGTATGAGTATTTTACCATTTCTGCAATGGACAATGCCGGAAATATGTCTGAGGTTTATAAAACGAAAAATCCGTACTATAAAGACCCTGCCGATACCAGTGATGGGAATCCGGCGGAGCAGCTCCCGGAGAGTGCGACCCCGACGAAACCGGGGAGTGCTACGGGAACCGTGACGGAGCATACCAAAACAGACAGTAACGGAAATACCACATCACAGACAAGTCCTGCCGAACAGAAAAAGCAGGCAATGAAAGAAGCTGCGGAGGCAGAAAGCGGGAAAACAGAAAGTACGGAAAAATCCGGTCAGGGCAAGGAGTTTTATACTATTCAGACCGCCACGGAGAAAGTTTTCTATCTGATTATTGACCGGGACGGAGAGGAAGAAATGGTATATTTTTTGACTGAGGTTACGGAAAATGACCTGTTAAATGCAACTTCCGATAACAGTGAAACCTTGCCGAAAAATTCCGCTGCGTTGGAATCTGCAATTCCGAATGGGGAGAGTGCATTGCCAAACAACAACGGAGAGCAGGCAGATACAGAGGGAAAGGAAACGGAAACAGAAAAAGGTACGGAAGGTGCAGAGAGTACGGGAAATACAGAGGAAACCGAACCGGAGCCGGAAGTGAAAGAAGCACCGAATCCGATGATTTCGTATGTGCTGATTGGTAGTCTTGCCTTAATCGTTATCGGAGCTGCTTATTATTTTAAGGTTGTCCGCAAGAAAAAAGAGGACTTTATCGAGGACGAAGATGAAGATGAGGAAGATAACGAGGAGTATGAAAACGAAGATGAGGAATCGGAGGAAGATACGGAAGAAGATTTCTTTGACGAACAGGAGGAATAA
- a CDS encoding DNA topoisomerase 3 translates to MQLVVTEKPSVAQAISHVIGAKERKDGYMEGNGFLVSWCVGHLVELAQPEMYSEAWKKWSYESLPMIPEQWQHEVKKETATQYKILKNLMHDTRVESVVCATDAGREGELIFRLVYEQAGCRKPMKRLWISSMEESAIRDGFENLKPGSDYDSLYQSALCRQQADWLVGLNGTRLFTVLYGGKVLKVGRVQTPTLAMLVDREVKIMNFEKEQYYMAHILMDGIDAMTERIDDKARAESIAAACESQSGVVRSVIKENKSVAPPKLYDLTTLQRDANRIFGFTAKQTLEYTQSLYEKKLVTYPRTDSQYLSDDMEETAKAVIGAVYQAILFEEQTGAEPDIKRVLNSTKVTDHHAIIPTIEITKTDLSAVPEGEMKILSLVANRLLCATGKKQLYETVKAEFSCGGYSFHVSGKTVLQNGWKEFEAALKRTYRVEKTDEDKEEKKLPELSEGMTFPVIQTKVTEHFTQPPKHFTEDSLLSAMERAGAEDMGDEVERKGLGTPATRADIIEKLVKDGFVKREKKQMLPTEDGMKLITVLPDMVKSPKLTADWENTLTLVEKGEYTMQEFMDGIEDMVRELVQTYHSISDDQKSLFGTMQEVLGKCPKCGSDVVKGKFGAYCKQKCGMNVGRAMGATFSDTQMKSLLEGKKTLVRGLKGKKGSYDAYLIPEGIEDYSYIKDGKEIKGSQYKFKMEFPPRKSK, encoded by the coding sequence ATGCAGTTGGTGGTTACAGAGAAGCCCAGCGTAGCACAGGCAATTTCCCATGTGATCGGGGCGAAAGAGAGAAAAGACGGTTACATGGAGGGAAACGGATTTCTCGTTTCATGGTGTGTAGGACATCTGGTAGAGCTGGCACAGCCGGAGATGTATTCAGAAGCATGGAAAAAATGGAGCTATGAGAGCCTGCCCATGATACCGGAGCAGTGGCAGCATGAAGTGAAAAAGGAAACAGCAACGCAGTATAAAATCTTGAAAAATCTGATGCACGATACAAGAGTTGAAAGTGTGGTGTGTGCCACCGATGCCGGACGGGAGGGAGAACTTATCTTCCGTCTGGTATATGAACAGGCAGGCTGCCGGAAACCAATGAAACGCCTGTGGATTTCATCAATGGAGGAGAGTGCAATCCGTGACGGGTTTGAAAACTTAAAGCCGGGAAGCGATTATGACAGCCTGTACCAGTCTGCACTTTGCAGACAGCAGGCAGACTGGCTGGTGGGATTAAATGGTACGAGATTATTTACTGTACTGTATGGCGGAAAGGTATTAAAGGTGGGCAGAGTACAGACGCCCACCCTTGCCATGCTGGTAGACCGTGAAGTGAAGATTATGAATTTTGAAAAAGAGCAGTATTACATGGCTCATATTCTGATGGATGGGATAGATGCCATGACAGAACGGATTGACGATAAGGCAAGGGCAGAAAGTATTGCTGCAGCGTGTGAAAGTCAGAGTGGAGTGGTTCGTTCCGTTATAAAGGAAAATAAAAGCGTTGCACCACCAAAACTTTATGACCTTACCACGCTTCAGCGGGATGCCAACCGTATCTTTGGTTTTACTGCAAAGCAGACATTGGAGTACACCCAGAGCCTTTATGAGAAAAAGCTGGTCACTTATCCGAGAACGGACAGCCAGTATTTATCCGATGATATGGAAGAAACTGCAAAAGCGGTAATCGGGGCAGTTTATCAGGCGATTCTCTTTGAGGAACAGACCGGAGCAGAGCCGGATATAAAAAGAGTGTTGAACAGTACAAAAGTGACCGACCACCATGCAATTATTCCCACCATAGAAATTACAAAGACAGACCTTTCCGCTGTGCCGGAGGGAGAAATGAAAATCTTATCCCTTGTCGCTAATCGTCTGTTATGTGCAACCGGGAAAAAGCAGTTGTATGAAACGGTAAAAGCAGAGTTTTCCTGCGGTGGTTACAGCTTTCATGTATCCGGAAAAACGGTTCTGCAGAACGGGTGGAAAGAATTTGAAGCAGCATTGAAACGTACCTACCGGGTAGAAAAAACAGATGAGGATAAGGAAGAGAAGAAACTGCCGGAGCTTTCTGAAGGCATGACGTTTCCAGTTATCCAGACAAAGGTAACAGAGCATTTCACGCAGCCTCCCAAACATTTTACCGAGGACAGCCTGCTTTCTGCGATGGAACGTGCCGGAGCAGAGGATATGGGCGATGAGGTGGAACGCAAAGGACTTGGCACACCTGCCACCAGAGCTGACATTATTGAAAAGCTGGTCAAAGACGGTTTTGTGAAACGGGAGAAAAAGCAGATGCTTCCCACCGAGGACGGGATGAAGCTCATTACTGTTCTGCCGGATATGGTAAAATCCCCGAAGCTTACAGCAGATTGGGAGAATACGCTGACTTTGGTTGAAAAAGGCGAATACACCATGCAGGAGTTCATGGATGGCATTGAAGATATGGTGCGGGAGCTGGTGCAAACCTACCACAGTATCAGTGACGATCAGAAGTCTTTGTTTGGAACGATGCAGGAAGTGCTTGGAAAATGCCCGAAATGCGGCAGCGATGTAGTAAAAGGAAAATTCGGTGCTTACTGCAAACAAAAATGCGGCATGAATGTGGGTAGGGCAATGGGAGCAACGTTTTCCGATACACAGATGAAAAGTCTGCTTGAAGGGAAAAAGACCCTTGTGAGAGGATTAAAAGGGAAAAAGGGAAGCTACGATGCGTACCTGATTCCGGAGGGAATTGAGGATTATTCTTATATCAAAGACGGAAAGGAAATCAAAGGTTCGCAGTACAAATTCAAGATGGAATTTCCACCGAGAAAAAGCAAGTGA
- a CDS encoding helix-turn-helix transcriptional regulator: MNTEMKKTVVYSTGDKILNIMKEQDMDIPELSLRCGVREDVLMDILAGIREADISTLCKIADGLEICVRELCPDEESYVVPVEKDILAKLIVISELKEMELEELIGTILENGIEEHGFYE; encoded by the coding sequence ATGAATACAGAAATGAAAAAGACCGTTGTTTACAGCACCGGAGATAAAATTTTAAACATTATGAAAGAGCAGGATATGGATATTCCAGAACTTTCTTTGCGGTGCGGTGTCAGGGAAGATGTATTGATGGATATTCTGGCAGGTATCCGGGAAGCAGATATAAGTACGCTCTGCAAAATTGCAGACGGACTGGAGATTTGTGTACGGGAGCTTTGCCCTGATGAAGAAAGCTATGTCGTTCCGGTGGAAAAAGATATCCTTGCAAAGCTCATTGTGATCAGCGAGCTGAAGGAGATGGAATTGGAGGAGCTGATTGGCACAATTCTGGAAAACGGTATCGAAGAACACGGTTTTTATGAATAA
- a CDS encoding TnpV protein, translating to MKLTYEKNGDYLIPNLTANEEPEGTLTKYGMMRKNFLQEHRKGIYQGMILAGELKAHCLEIQEQAEQRMEALSEQMAKAEGVNEELKAADQMKWVAKMNNIRHSAEEIVLTELIYS from the coding sequence ATGAAACTGACATACGAAAAGAACGGGGATTATCTGATTCCGAACCTGACAGCGAACGAGGAACCGGAGGGAACGCTGACGAAGTACGGTATGATGCGGAAGAACTTCTTACAGGAACACCGGAAAGGGATTTATCAGGGCATGATACTGGCGGGCGAGCTGAAAGCACACTGTCTGGAGATACAGGAGCAGGCAGAGCAGAGAATGGAAGCCCTGAGCGAACAGATGGCGAAAGCAGAGGGAGTGAACGAGGAACTGAAAGCAGCCGATCAGATGAAGTGGGTAGCGAAGATGAACAACATCAGACATTCAGCGGAGGAGATCGTGCTGACGGAACTGATTTACAGTTAG